In one window of Leifsonia sp. NPDC080035 DNA:
- a CDS encoding MarR family winged helix-turn-helix transcriptional regulator, translated as MSTNTATAGPARRARTTAVSAWESLFRAQVAVMRTLAAEFPTRDISFNEYDVLFNLSRQPDRSLRLRDLNKHVLLTQPSVSRLVDRLVARGLVAKCPEPSDARGTVIRLTDTGFDMFRRVAVEHMKTITDRVGTRLDQAELETLAALCDKLRDPS; from the coding sequence ATGAGCACGAACACGGCAACGGCCGGACCCGCCAGACGTGCCAGGACGACCGCCGTCTCCGCCTGGGAGTCGCTGTTCCGCGCGCAGGTCGCCGTGATGCGAACGCTCGCCGCCGAGTTCCCCACCCGCGACATCTCGTTCAACGAGTACGACGTGCTCTTCAACCTCTCCCGCCAGCCCGACCGCTCCCTGCGCCTGCGCGACCTCAACAAGCACGTGCTGCTCACCCAGCCGAGCGTCAGCCGGCTCGTGGACCGCCTCGTCGCGCGCGGTCTCGTCGCGAAGTGCCCCGAGCCCTCGGACGCCCGTGGCACGGTCATCCGGCTCACCGACACCGGCTTCGACATGTTCCGCCGCGTGGCCGTCGAGCACATGAAGACGATCACCGATCGGGTCGGCACGCGACTCGACCAGGCGGAGCTCGAGACGCTCGCCGCACTCTGCGACAAGCTCCGTGACCCTTCCTGA
- a CDS encoding winged helix-turn-helix domain-containing protein, translating into MSLATVDSTFAPAIAVRPAPVTAAAAPAPAAPAPSAPRIRAVPEGTEARGFVLYVGIDEAKAAADGTDLGRIVEALKQLTAELAPSAETYAAVALAPAGAGGRDVDVVRLALQDPAAIAKHRHVATVDEDEDRAASGVVVDISRKRLVLDNQTVALTYKEFELLQYLVLREGRTIERAELITSLWAGADEDEVPNERTIDVHVRRLRAKLGRYEDIVRTVRGVGYRFDRHADVSIRHASAPSPDLF; encoded by the coding sequence ATGTCTCTCGCCACTGTCGACTCGACTTTCGCCCCCGCCATCGCCGTCCGCCCCGCTCCCGTGACCGCAGCGGCGGCGCCCGCTCCTGCCGCACCGGCGCCCTCCGCCCCGCGCATCCGCGCCGTCCCGGAGGGCACCGAGGCCCGCGGCTTCGTCCTCTACGTCGGCATCGACGAGGCCAAGGCCGCCGCTGACGGCACGGACCTCGGCCGCATCGTGGAGGCGCTGAAGCAGCTGACCGCCGAGCTCGCGCCCTCCGCCGAGACCTACGCCGCCGTCGCACTCGCCCCGGCCGGCGCAGGTGGCCGCGACGTGGACGTCGTGCGCCTCGCCCTGCAGGACCCTGCCGCCATCGCCAAGCACCGCCACGTCGCAACCGTCGACGAGGACGAGGACCGCGCCGCCTCCGGCGTCGTCGTCGACATCTCCCGCAAGCGCCTCGTGCTGGACAACCAGACGGTCGCGCTGACCTACAAGGAGTTCGAGCTGCTGCAGTACCTCGTGCTGCGCGAGGGCCGGACGATCGAGCGCGCGGAGCTGATCACCTCGCTGTGGGCGGGTGCCGATGAGGACGAGGTCCCCAACGAGCGCACCATCGACGTGCACGTGCGCCGGCTCCGCGCCAAGCTCGGCCGTTACGAGGACATCGTGCGCACGGTCCGCGGCGTCGGCTACCGCTTCGACCGCCACGCGGACGTGTCGATCCGTCACGCCAGCGCGCCCTCTCCCGACCTGTTCTGA
- the upp gene encoding uracil phosphoribosyltransferase — protein sequence MRVHVADHPLITHKLSVLRNKETPSPTFRALTEELVTLLAYEATRAVRVEPVQIETPVTTTMGVTLSEPRPLVVPILRAGLGMLEGMVRLMPTAEVGFLGMARNEETLEPTTYAERLPMDLSDRQCFVLDPMLATGGSLGAAIDFLFKRNAVDVTAICILAAPEGLEALEKATEGRDVTIVLGALDERLNENGYIVPGLGDAGDRLYGLV from the coding sequence ATGCGAGTGCACGTAGCTGACCACCCCCTCATCACCCACAAGCTCTCCGTGCTCCGCAACAAGGAGACGCCCTCGCCGACCTTCCGGGCGCTGACCGAGGAGCTGGTGACGCTGCTCGCCTACGAGGCGACCCGCGCCGTCCGGGTCGAGCCCGTCCAGATCGAGACGCCGGTCACCACCACCATGGGCGTGACCCTCAGCGAACCGCGCCCGCTCGTCGTGCCGATCCTGCGCGCCGGTCTCGGGATGCTGGAGGGCATGGTGCGCCTGATGCCGACCGCCGAGGTCGGGTTCCTCGGCATGGCCCGCAACGAGGAGACCCTCGAGCCGACCACCTACGCCGAGCGCCTGCCGATGGACCTCTCCGACCGCCAGTGCTTCGTGCTCGACCCGATGCTGGCCACCGGAGGCTCGCTCGGCGCGGCCATCGACTTCCTCTTCAAGCGCAACGCCGTCGACGTCACGGCCATCTGCATCCTCGCCGCGCCCGAGGGCCTCGAGGCCCTGGAGAAGGCGACGGAGGGCCGCGACGTGACCATCGTCCTCGGCGCGCTCGACGAGCGCCTCAACGAGAACGGCTACATCGTCCCCGGCCTCGGCGACGCCGGCGACCGGCTCTACGGACTCGTCTAG
- the tadA gene encoding tRNA adenosine(34) deaminase TadA, with protein MTLAVPDAYEAWMRRAVADARLAFGTGDVPVAALVLDESGEVIGTGRNERELHNDPTAHAEVLALRAAAASRDDWHLEGCTLVVTLEPCVMCAGAVLAARVPTVVFGAWDEKAGAAGSVYDVLRDRRLNHQVAVYPGVLAEECAELLLDFFRAKR; from the coding sequence GTGACCCTGGCCGTCCCCGACGCCTACGAAGCCTGGATGCGCCGCGCCGTCGCGGACGCACGGCTGGCGTTCGGGACAGGCGACGTCCCGGTCGCCGCCCTGGTGCTGGATGAGTCGGGCGAGGTGATCGGGACCGGCAGGAACGAGCGCGAGCTGCACAACGACCCGACGGCCCACGCCGAGGTCCTCGCGCTGCGGGCAGCGGCCGCATCCCGAGACGACTGGCACCTGGAGGGCTGCACGCTCGTGGTGACGCTCGAGCCGTGCGTGATGTGCGCGGGCGCGGTGCTGGCCGCGCGCGTCCCGACCGTCGTCTTCGGGGCGTGGGACGAGAAGGCGGGCGCGGCGGGCTCGGTCTACGACGTGCTGCGCGACCGCAGGCTCAACCATCAGGTCGCGGTCTACCCGGGGGTGCTCGCCGAGGAGTGCGCCGAACTGCTGCTCGACTTCTTCCGCGCCAAACGCTAG
- a CDS encoding gamma-glutamyl-gamma-aminobutyrate hydrolase family protein (Members of this family of hydrolases with an active site Cys residue belong to MEROPS family C26.), whose translation MTRTALVLQHDPSIHLGNIGPTLQEHGYELRVVQVGTPEDIAAIDPREADLVVVLGGEMGAYQTDEFPFLAAEQDLLRARLDAELPTLGVCLGAQLMAGALGERVYKGDTTQIGFRRIEPTDAGADSPIRHFAGVPVVEWHGDTFELPERATLLASSSDYSNEAFAIGDFALAVQFHPEVTDEMHETWVSDGYNELDEQAIDPDALRRDREIYSAGMQEASRAAFSEWLESLPR comes from the coding sequence TTGACCCGCACCGCTCTCGTCCTGCAGCACGACCCCAGCATCCACCTCGGCAACATCGGCCCCACCCTTCAGGAGCACGGCTACGAGCTCCGCGTCGTCCAGGTCGGCACGCCGGAGGACATCGCCGCCATCGACCCGCGCGAGGCAGACCTCGTCGTCGTGCTCGGCGGGGAGATGGGCGCCTACCAGACGGACGAGTTCCCGTTCCTCGCCGCCGAGCAGGACCTGCTCCGCGCCCGGCTGGATGCGGAACTCCCGACCCTCGGCGTGTGTCTCGGAGCGCAGCTGATGGCGGGCGCACTCGGCGAGCGCGTCTACAAGGGCGACACCACGCAGATCGGCTTCCGGCGGATCGAGCCGACGGATGCGGGCGCCGACTCCCCCATTCGGCACTTCGCCGGCGTGCCGGTGGTCGAGTGGCACGGCGACACGTTCGAGCTGCCGGAGCGTGCGACGTTGCTCGCGTCGTCGTCCGACTACTCGAACGAGGCGTTCGCGATCGGGGACTTCGCGCTGGCAGTGCAGTTCCATCCCGAGGTCACGGACGAGATGCACGAGACCTGGGTGAGCGACGGATACAACGAGCTGGACGAGCAGGCGATCGACCCGGACGCCCTGCGCCGCGACCGCGAAATCTACTCCGCCGGGATGCAGGAGGCGTCCCGCGCCGCCTTCTCGGAGTGGCTGGAGTCGCTCCCCCGCTAG